In Streptococcus dysgalactiae subsp. dysgalactiae, the following are encoded in one genomic region:
- a CDS encoding quaternary amine ABC transporter ATP-binding protein, whose translation MDTILEVKHLSKIFGKRQKAALEMVKAGKSKNEIFKKTGATVGVYDASFEVKEGEIFVIMGLSGSGKSTLVRMLNRLIEPSTGSILLGGKDISTMSAEQLREVRRHDINMVFQSFALFPHKTILENTEFGLELRGVPKEKRQELAERALDNSGLLDFKDQYPDQLSGGMQQRVGLARALANSPKILLMDEAFSALDPLIRREMQDELLDLQDSMKQTIIFISHDLNEALRIGDRIALMKDGQIMQIGTGEEILTNPANDFVREFVEDVDRSKVLTAQNIMIKPLTTTIELDGPQVALNRMHNEEVSMLMATNRRRQLVGSLTADAAIEARKKGLPLSEVIDRDVRTVSKDTVITDIMPLIYDSSAPIAVTDDNNRLLGVVIRGRVIEALANIPDEDLN comes from the coding sequence ATGGATACTATTTTAGAAGTCAAACATTTGAGTAAAATTTTTGGCAAACGGCAAAAGGCTGCGCTTGAAATGGTCAAGGCTGGCAAAAGTAAAAATGAGATTTTCAAGAAAACAGGTGCAACTGTAGGTGTCTATGATGCTAGCTTTGAGGTTAAAGAAGGTGAAATCTTCGTTATTATGGGGCTATCAGGAAGCGGGAAATCCACTCTTGTTCGTATGTTGAACCGTTTGATTGAACCATCAACCGGATCGATCTTACTTGGGGGTAAAGACATTTCAACCATGTCTGCAGAGCAACTGCGTGAAGTTCGCCGTCATGACATTAACATGGTTTTCCAAAGCTTTGCCCTATTTCCGCATAAAACCATTTTGGAAAATACTGAATTTGGTTTGGAATTGCGTGGCGTTCCAAAAGAAAAGCGACAGGAATTAGCTGAAAGAGCCCTTGATAATTCTGGTCTTCTGGATTTCAAGGACCAGTACCCTGACCAACTTTCTGGTGGGATGCAACAACGTGTTGGTTTAGCGCGTGCCTTGGCAAATAGTCCTAAAATCCTATTAATGGATGAGGCCTTTTCAGCCCTTGACCCCTTAATCCGTCGTGAAATGCAAGATGAATTGCTTGATCTGCAAGACAGTATGAAACAAACCATCATCTTTATTAGTCACGACTTGAATGAAGCTTTGCGGATTGGTGACCGAATCGCCTTGATGAAAGATGGTCAAATCATGCAAATTGGAACGGGAGAAGAAATCTTGACTAACCCAGCCAACGATTTTGTTCGTGAATTCGTTGAAGACGTGGACCGTTCTAAAGTCTTGACAGCACAAAATATTATGATTAAACCGCTAACGACAACCATTGAATTGGACGGGCCTCAAGTTGCCTTGAACCGTATGCATAATGAAGAGGTGTCTATGTTGATGGCGACGAATCGCCGCCGCCAATTAGTGGGTAGCTTAACAGCTGATGCAGCTATTGAAGCCCGCAAAAAAGGGTTACCGTTATCAGAAGTCATCGACCGTGACGTTAGAACGGTTTCAAAAGACACCGTTATCACAGATATTATGCCACTGATTTATGACTCTTCTGCACCGATTGCAGTGACAGATGACAATAACCGTCTGTTAGGGGTTGTAATCCGAGGACGTGTGATTGAAGCTTTAGCTAACATCCCAGATGAAGACCTTAACTAG
- a CDS encoding diacylglycerol/lipid kinase family protein, which produces MKDALLIVNPASGGEKAKVYETKMQQKLSDHFDKVTVKHTKEAGDAKAFAREATDDGYHSVFAMGGDGTVNEAINGISGQSHRPRFGFLPLGTVNDLARALDIPLDPDQAIDSLDLDHPKAIDVGQVNDAYFMNIIAIGNIPESINNVDDKAKTALGPLAYFLSGLKQVVTNTSYTFQLTRDGKEEQLKSSLILVGLTNSIGGFDQLTANAKVDDGYLHLVYIKDKTFFDTLAALPSLFSAETKGSDQLGYERVKEVNIALEDASLKSNVDGDEGDDLPLSIKVLPSHIEVYTSRKSETTDTE; this is translated from the coding sequence ATGAAAGATGCGTTACTGATTGTTAATCCAGCTTCAGGTGGGGAAAAGGCCAAAGTATACGAAACGAAGATGCAGCAAAAATTGTCTGACCATTTCGATAAGGTCACTGTCAAGCATACCAAAGAAGCTGGAGATGCCAAGGCTTTTGCGCGAGAAGCAACAGATGATGGTTACCATAGTGTCTTTGCGATGGGTGGAGACGGCACTGTTAATGAAGCTATCAACGGGATATCGGGGCAGTCTCATCGTCCACGTTTTGGCTTTTTGCCTTTGGGGACAGTCAATGACTTAGCCCGTGCCTTGGATATTCCTTTGGATCCTGATCAAGCAATTGACAGTCTTGATTTGGACCATCCTAAAGCTATTGACGTTGGCCAGGTTAATGATGCTTATTTTATGAACATTATTGCTATTGGCAATATTCCTGAGTCCATTAACAATGTGGACGATAAGGCAAAAACAGCTTTAGGACCTCTTGCCTACTTTTTATCAGGCCTCAAACAAGTTGTGACCAATACCAGTTACACTTTTCAACTGACTCGCGATGGGAAAGAAGAGCAGTTAAAAAGTTCCCTCATTCTGGTTGGATTGACCAATTCCATTGGAGGATTTGATCAACTGACAGCAAATGCGAAAGTAGATGACGGTTACCTTCATCTGGTTTATATCAAGGACAAAACTTTTTTTGACACATTAGCAGCCTTACCAAGCCTATTTTCAGCTGAGACCAAAGGCAGTGACCAATTGGGTTATGAACGGGTCAAGGAAGTTAATATTGCACTGGAAGATGCTAGTCTTAAAAGTAATGTCGATGGGGATGAAGGCGATGACTTGCCTCTAAGCATTAAAGTACTTCCAAGCCATATAGAGGTTTACACTAGTCGTAAATCAGAGACAACAGATACGGAATAA
- the ulaG gene encoding L-ascorbate 6-phosphate lactonase: protein MAKVQDITRESWILSTFPEWGTWLNEEIEEEVVPDGNFAMWWLGNCGVWIKTPGGANIVMDLWSARGKSTKKVKDMVRGHQMANMAGVRKLQPNLRAQPMVIDPFMINELDYYLVSHYHSDHIDINTAAAIINNPKLDHVKFVGPYECGEIWKKWGVPEDRIMILKPGDSFEFKDMKVTAVESFDRTCLVTLPVEGADAQGGELAGLAVTDDEMARKAVNYIFETPGGTIYHGADSHFSNYFAKHGRDYKIDVALNNYGENPIGIQDKMTSIDLLRMAENLHAKVIIPVHYDIWSNFMASTDEILELWKMRKERLQYDFHPFIWEVGGKYTYPQDQDRIEYHHPRGFDDCFLEDSNIQFKALL from the coding sequence ATGGCTAAAGTACAAGATATTACACGTGAATCATGGATTCTTAGCACATTCCCAGAATGGGGAACGTGGTTAAACGAAGAAATCGAAGAAGAAGTGGTGCCAGACGGCAATTTTGCCATGTGGTGGCTAGGAAACTGCGGTGTCTGGATCAAAACCCCGGGCGGTGCTAATATTGTCATGGACTTGTGGTCTGCGCGTGGTAAATCAACTAAAAAAGTGAAAGACATGGTGCGCGGCCATCAAATGGCTAATATGGCAGGTGTGCGTAAATTGCAACCAAACCTTAGAGCACAGCCAATGGTCATTGACCCATTCATGATTAACGAATTGGACTACTATTTGGTTTCTCACTACCATAGTGACCATATTGATATCAATACTGCGGCAGCCATTATCAACAATCCAAAACTTGACCACGTTAAATTTGTAGGTCCATACGAATGCGGCGAAATTTGGAAAAAATGGGGTGTGCCTGAAGACCGTATCATGATCTTGAAACCAGGTGATAGCTTTGAGTTTAAAGACATGAAAGTGACAGCTGTGGAATCTTTTGACCGCACTTGCTTGGTGACTCTTCCTGTCGAAGGAGCAGACGCACAAGGTGGTGAATTGGCAGGTTTAGCGGTGACGGATGACGAAATGGCACGTAAAGCTGTTAACTACATTTTTGAAACACCTGGTGGAACCATTTATCATGGTGCTGATTCTCACTTCTCCAACTACTTTGCTAAACATGGTCGTGACTACAAGATTGACGTTGCCTTGAACAACTATGGGGAAAACCCAATTGGTATTCAAGATAAGATGACTTCGATTGATTTGCTTCGTATGGCAGAAAATCTCCATGCCAAAGTCATTATTCCAGTTCATTATGACATCTGGTCAAACTTTATGGCATCAACAGATGAAATTCTTGAATTGTGGAAAATGCGCAAAGAACGTCTTCAATACGATTTCCATCCATTTATCTGGGAAGTTGGTGGTAAATACACTTATCCACAAGACCAAGACCGCATCGAATACCATCACCCACGTGGTTTTGATGATTGCTTCTTAGAAGACTCAAATATCCAATTCAAAGCTCTTCTTTAA
- a CDS encoding BglG family transcription antiterminator: MMILDKKSYDLLSYLLKLEVPETVMAISHALNQSRRKVYYQLEKINEALPREVEQITSYPRIGILLNDEQKAACRLLLEDVTDYNYVMKSDERRRLSSVYIAVSTERVTIDKLMQINDVSRNTILNDLTELREELEDKQYKIQLHVTKARGYYFDCHPMVLIQYLYKLLVDVYQGGNGSFIDVFNRKLSEIQGLSVYFSKDILAYFHEYLLLSQASLGKTINTQDSQFMLQILPFMLLSYRNMRLDSDIKSALKKDFNLIWKRKEYQIAKELAGELYRNFKFHLDDIEVGMVAMLMLSFRKDQDRHVESQDYDEMRATISHFIDQLEKRYQLHFTHRQDLLKQLTTHCKALVYRKAYGIFSVNPLTDHIKEKYEELFAMAQSCATIFEKDWDIHLTDDDVAYLTIHLGGELRHNTPDQDKTKLVIVSDDGIGIQKLLLKQCQRYLANGQIEAVFTTEQYQSVYDLLSVDMIVATTDILETKVPILIVNPVLSDDDIIRLIRFSKQGRLTEHSRFSTELAKAIEAVVKDESDCYALTSKIEKLIHRELL, encoded by the coding sequence ATGATGATTTTGGATAAAAAGAGTTATGATTTGCTCTCATACTTACTTAAACTTGAAGTACCTGAAACAGTCATGGCGATTTCACACGCCCTAAATCAATCACGGCGTAAAGTCTATTATCAGCTTGAAAAGATTAATGAGGCTTTACCAAGAGAAGTTGAGCAAATCACATCTTATCCAAGGATTGGTATTCTCTTAAATGACGAGCAAAAGGCTGCCTGCCGTTTGCTATTAGAAGACGTGACTGATTACAACTACGTCATGAAAAGTGATGAACGCAGGCGTCTATCATCGGTGTATATTGCAGTATCTACTGAACGAGTGACCATCGATAAGCTCATGCAAATCAATGATGTGTCCCGTAATACTATATTGAATGATTTGACCGAACTTCGGGAAGAATTGGAGGATAAGCAGTACAAGATTCAATTGCATGTGACTAAAGCGAGAGGTTATTATTTTGATTGTCATCCTATGGTTTTAATTCAATACCTTTACAAACTATTGGTGGATGTTTATCAAGGAGGAAATGGTAGTTTTATTGACGTGTTTAATCGGAAGTTGTCAGAAATACAGGGGCTTTCCGTTTATTTTTCAAAAGATATTCTAGCATATTTTCACGAGTACCTCCTTTTATCTCAGGCTAGTCTAGGAAAGACAATTAATACTCAAGATAGTCAATTTATGTTGCAAATCTTACCTTTCATGCTCTTAAGTTATCGTAACATGCGGCTTGATTCAGATATTAAAAGTGCTCTTAAAAAGGATTTTAACCTTATCTGGAAGCGTAAAGAATACCAGATTGCTAAGGAATTAGCTGGGGAACTCTATAGGAATTTTAAGTTTCACTTGGACGATATTGAAGTGGGAATGGTAGCCATGCTCATGCTGTCTTTCCGAAAAGATCAGGATCGCCACGTAGAAAGTCAAGATTATGATGAGATGCGAGCGACGATTAGTCATTTTATTGACCAGTTGGAGAAACGCTACCAGTTGCATTTCACCCATAGGCAGGATTTGTTAAAGCAGTTAACCACTCACTGTAAGGCACTTGTTTACCGCAAAGCTTATGGTATTTTCTCGGTTAATCCGCTGACAGACCACATCAAAGAAAAATACGAAGAATTATTTGCCATGGCGCAGTCCTGTGCCACCATTTTCGAAAAGGATTGGGATATTCATCTGACCGATGATGACGTGGCCTATCTAACTATCCATCTCGGAGGAGAGTTGCGGCATAATACTCCTGATCAAGACAAAACCAAGTTGGTTATCGTGTCAGACGACGGGATTGGGATTCAAAAGCTCTTGCTCAAACAGTGCCAACGGTATTTGGCCAATGGTCAGATTGAAGCGGTCTTTACCACAGAGCAGTACCAGAGCGTCTATGACCTCTTATCAGTAGATATGATTGTTGCCACAACAGATATTTTGGAAACCAAAGTGCCTATCTTAATTGTCAATCCGGTTTTAAGTGATGATGATATTATTAGGCTGATTCGTTTCTCTAAACAGGGGCGTTTGACAGAGCACTCACGTTTTTCTACAGAACTGGCTAAGGCAATCGAGGCAGTTGTCAAAGACGAGTCCGATTGCTATGCGCTGACTTCTAAAATTGAGAAACTCATTCACCGAGAATTGTTGTGA
- a CDS encoding L-ribulose-5-phosphate 4-epimerase — protein sequence MVKNLQEMRERVCAANKSLPEHGLVKFTWGNVSEVCRELERIVIKPSGVDYELLTPENMVVTDLDGNVVEGDLNPSSDLPTHVELYKAWPEVGGIVHTHSTEAVGWAQAGRDIPFYGTTHADYFYGPVPCARSLTKEEVDGAYEQETGSVILEEFSKRGLDPMAVPGIVVRNHGPFTWGKTPEQAVYHSVVLEEVAKMNRLTEQINPRVEPAPTYIMDKHYLRKHGPNAYYGQKGDEH from the coding sequence ATGGTAAAAAATTTACAAGAAATGCGAGAACGTGTCTGTGCGGCCAATAAATCTTTACCAGAACATGGCCTTGTCAAATTTACTTGGGGCAATGTCTCCGAAGTTTGCCGTGAGTTAGAGCGTATCGTCATCAAGCCTTCTGGTGTGGACTACGAGCTTTTGACACCAGAAAACATGGTTGTTACAGACCTTGATGGGAATGTGGTCGAAGGTGATTTGAACCCTTCTTCAGATTTACCAACTCATGTGGAGCTCTATAAAGCTTGGCCAGAAGTGGGGGGTATTGTCCACACTCACTCCACAGAAGCTGTCGGTTGGGCACAGGCAGGTCGTGACATTCCGTTTTATGGAACTACGCATGCTGACTACTTCTATGGCCCAGTTCCGTGCGCTCGTTCATTAACGAAAGAAGAAGTTGATGGGGCCTATGAACAAGAAACTGGTAGCGTGATTTTGGAAGAATTTAGTAAGCGAGGCTTAGATCCTATGGCGGTGCCAGGTATTGTCGTCCGTAACCACGGCCCATTCACTTGGGGGAAAACGCCGGAGCAAGCTGTTTACCACTCTGTTGTCTTAGAAGAGGTGGCTAAAATGAATCGCTTGACTGAGCAAATCAATCCCCGCGTAGAGCCTGCACCAACATACATTATGGATAAACATTATTTGCGTAAACATGGGCCAAATGCTTATTATGGACAAAAAGGCGATGAGCACTAA
- a CDS encoding L-ribulose-5-phosphate 3-epimerase: protein MARPIGIYEKATPKQFTWRERLQFAKDLGFDFVEMSVDESDARLARLEWTKEERLDLVKAIYETGIRIPTICFSGHRRYPLGSNDPAIEAKSLELMKQCIELAQDLGVRTIQLAGYDVYYEEKSPETRARFIKNLRQSCDWAEQAQVMLSIEIMDDPFINSIEKYLAVEKEIDSPYLFVYPDTGNVSAWHNDLWSEFYNGHKSIAALHLKDTYAVTETSKGQFRDVPFGQGCVDWEEMFAVIKKTNYNGPFLIEMWSENCETVEETKAAIKEAQDFLYPLIEKAGLT from the coding sequence ATGGCACGTCCTATTGGTATTTATGAAAAAGCAACGCCAAAACAGTTTACCTGGCGTGAACGCTTGCAATTTGCAAAAGACTTAGGTTTTGATTTTGTGGAAATGTCTGTTGATGAATCAGATGCTCGCTTAGCTCGCTTAGAGTGGACTAAGGAAGAACGTCTTGATTTAGTGAAAGCCATTTATGAAACAGGAATTCGCATCCCGACCATTTGTTTCTCTGGTCATAGACGTTACCCACTAGGCTCAAACGATCCTGCTATTGAAGCCAAGTCTCTGGAATTGATGAAACAGTGTATTGAATTGGCACAGGACCTTGGGGTACGTACTATTCAATTGGCTGGTTACGACGTTTATTACGAAGAAAAATCACCTGAAACCCGTGCTCGTTTTATCAAAAACTTGAGACAATCTTGTGACTGGGCTGAGCAAGCCCAAGTCATGCTTTCCATTGAAATCATGGATGACCCTTTTATCAACTCTATTGAGAAATACTTGGCAGTTGAAAAAGAAATTGATTCACCTTATCTCTTTGTCTATCCTGATACAGGCAATGTGTCTGCCTGGCATAATGATTTGTGGAGTGAATTTTACAATGGCCACAAATCCATTGCAGCCCTCCACTTGAAAGATACTTATGCTGTCACAGAAACCTCAAAAGGGCAATTCCGTGATGTGCCATTTGGTCAAGGTTGTGTGGACTGGGAAGAGATGTTTGCGGTCATCAAGAAAACCAACTACAATGGGCCATTCTTGATTGAAATGTGGTCAGAAAATTGTGAAACGGTAGAGGAAACAAAAGCTGCTATCAAAGAAGCACAGGATTTTCTTTACCCACTCATTGAAAAAGCGGGGTTGACGTAA
- a CDS encoding 3-keto-L-gulonate-6-phosphate decarboxylase UlaD, with protein MTHLPNLQVALDHSNLQGAIKAAVSVGHEVDVIEAGTVCLLQIGSELVEVLRSLFPEKIIVADTKCADAGGTVAKNNAKRGADWMTCICCATIPTMEAALKAIKEVRGDRGEIQIELYGDWTYEQAQLWLDAGISQAIYHQSRDALLAGETWGEKDLNKVKKLIDMGFRVSVTGGLDVDTLKLFEGVDVFTFIAGRGITEAEDPAAAARAFKDEIKRIWG; from the coding sequence ATGACACATCTTCCAAATTTACAAGTTGCTTTAGACCATTCTAACTTGCAAGGGGCTATCAAAGCGGCCGTTTCAGTCGGCCATGAAGTAGACGTTATCGAGGCCGGTACGGTTTGCTTGCTTCAAATCGGAAGCGAGTTGGTTGAGGTTTTGCGCAGCCTTTTCCCAGAAAAAATCATCGTGGCAGATACCAAATGTGCTGATGCTGGTGGCACGGTGGCTAAAAACAATGCAAAACGTGGTGCTGACTGGATGACTTGTATCTGCTGTGCGACAATTCCAACCATGGAAGCAGCCCTCAAAGCCATAAAAGAAGTGCGCGGAGACCGTGGGGAGATTCAAATTGAACTTTATGGTGATTGGACTTATGAACAAGCTCAATTATGGCTTGACGCTGGGATTTCCCAAGCCATTTACCACCAATCACGTGATGCCCTTCTTGCTGGAGAAACTTGGGGTGAAAAAGACCTTAACAAGGTGAAAAAATTGATTGACATGGGCTTCCGCGTGTCAGTAACTGGTGGGCTTGATGTAGACACTTTGAAACTTTTTGAAGGGGTTGATGTCTTTACCTTTATCGCAGGGCGAGGCATTACTGAAGCAGAAGATCCTGCTGCAGCGGCGCGTGCCTTCAAAGATGAGATCAAACGTATCTGGGGGTAA
- a CDS encoding PTS sugar transporter subunit IIA, with translation MNLKQAFIANDSIRLGLQAQTWQEAVQLAVQPLIDSGAVTSAYYDAIIESTEKYGPYYVLMPGMAMPHAEAGRGVNRNAFSLITLTRPVTFSDGKEVSVLLTLAATDPSIHTTVAIPQIVALFELDNAIERLVACQSSEEVLAMVEESKNSPYLEGLDLDS, from the coding sequence ATGAATTTAAAACAAGCCTTTATTGCTAACGACTCTATTCGTTTGGGGTTACAGGCACAGACTTGGCAAGAAGCTGTTCAATTAGCTGTTCAGCCCTTAATTGATAGCGGAGCAGTGACATCAGCTTATTACGACGCCATCATTGAATCAACCGAAAAATACGGCCCTTATTATGTGCTGATGCCAGGGATGGCAATGCCTCACGCAGAAGCAGGTCGTGGGGTCAACCGTAATGCCTTTTCTTTGATTACTTTAACAAGACCAGTCACCTTCTCAGATGGTAAAGAGGTTTCTGTTCTCTTGACGTTGGCGGCAACAGACCCTTCTATCCACACAACAGTCGCTATTCCACAAATTGTGGCCTTGTTTGAACTTGATAATGCCATTGAACGCTTGGTGGCTTGCCAAAGTTCAGAAGAAGTGCTGGCAATGGTAGAAGAATCAAAAAATAGCCCGTATTTAGAAGGTTTGGATTTAGACTCTTAA
- a CDS encoding PTS sugar transporter subunit IIB — protein sequence MVKVLTACGNGMGSSMVIKMKVENALRQLGVTDIQSASCSVGEAKGLASGYDIVVASNHLIHELDGRTKGHLVGLDNLMDDNEIKTKLQEVL from the coding sequence ATGGTTAAAGTATTAACAGCATGCGGCAATGGCATGGGATCATCTATGGTGATTAAAATGAAAGTTGAAAATGCACTTCGTCAACTTGGTGTGACTGATATTCAATCTGCGTCTTGTTCTGTTGGTGAAGCAAAAGGTCTGGCTTCTGGTTATGATATTGTGGTGGCTTCAAACCACTTGATTCATGAACTTGATGGTCGTACGAAAGGTCACCTAGTTGGTCTTGATAACCTGATGGATGACAATGAAATCAAAACCAAATTGCAAGAAGTGCTATAA
- a CDS encoding PTS sugar transporter subunit IIC, which yields MEMFLAPLNWFSQNILQNPAFFVGLLVLIGYLLLKKPIYEVFAGFVKATVGYLILNVGAGGLVTTFRPILVALAKKFELKAAVIDPYFGLAAANTKLEEMGFISVATTALLIGFGVNILLVALRKVTKVRTLFITGHIMVQQAATISVFVLLLIPQFQNAFGAWAVGIICGLYWAVSSNMTVEATQRLTGGGGFAIGHQQQFAIWFVDKVAPIFGKKEENLDNLKLPTFLNIFHDTVVASATLMLVFFGAILAVLGPDIMSNVELIGPGAFNPAKQAFFMYILQTSLTFSVYLFILMQGVRMFVSELTNAFQGISSKLLPGSFPAVDVAASYGFGSSNAVLSGFAFGLIGQLITIALLVIFKNPILIITGFVPVFFDNAAIAVYADKRGGWKAAVALSFISGILQVALGAVAVGLLGLTGGYHGNIDLVLPWLPFGYLFKFLGIAGYALVCIFLLAIPQLQFAKAKDKEAYYRGEAQ from the coding sequence ATGGAAATGTTCCTAGCTCCCCTAAACTGGTTCTCGCAAAACATTTTGCAAAACCCAGCTTTCTTTGTAGGTCTTTTGGTTTTAATTGGGTATTTACTCCTTAAAAAACCAATTTATGAAGTCTTTGCCGGTTTTGTCAAAGCGACAGTTGGTTATCTGATTTTGAACGTTGGTGCAGGTGGTCTGGTAACGACCTTCCGTCCAATCTTAGTGGCTCTTGCCAAGAAATTTGAATTGAAAGCAGCTGTTATTGACCCTTACTTTGGTCTTGCGGCTGCCAATACCAAATTAGAAGAAATGGGCTTCATCAGTGTAGCCACTACAGCTCTTTTGATTGGTTTTGGGGTCAACATTCTTCTCGTTGCGCTTCGCAAAGTCACTAAAGTTCGTACCCTTTTCATCACTGGTCATATCATGGTACAACAGGCAGCAACTATCTCTGTCTTTGTCCTTCTCTTAATCCCTCAATTCCAAAATGCCTTTGGTGCGTGGGCAGTTGGTATCATCTGTGGTCTTTACTGGGCAGTCAGCTCAAACATGACGGTTGAAGCAACACAACGCCTAACAGGTGGCGGTGGTTTTGCGATTGGTCACCAACAACAATTTGCTATTTGGTTTGTGGATAAGGTTGCGCCAATCTTTGGTAAAAAAGAAGAAAACCTTGATAACTTAAAATTACCAACCTTCTTAAATATTTTCCACGATACCGTTGTTGCGTCAGCAACCTTAATGTTAGTCTTCTTTGGAGCTATCTTGGCTGTCCTTGGTCCAGACATCATGTCTAATGTAGAGTTAATCGGACCAGGCGCTTTCAACCCAGCTAAGCAAGCTTTCTTCATGTATATTCTTCAAACATCACTTACTTTCTCTGTTTACCTCTTCATTTTGATGCAAGGTGTACGTATGTTCGTTTCTGAGTTGACCAATGCCTTCCAAGGGATCTCAAGCAAATTGCTTCCAGGATCATTCCCAGCGGTTGACGTTGCAGCCTCTTACGGTTTTGGTTCTTCAAATGCGGTTCTTTCAGGATTTGCCTTTGGTTTGATCGGTCAATTAATCACGATTGCTCTTCTTGTTATCTTTAAAAACCCAATCTTAATTATCACAGGATTCGTTCCCGTATTCTTTGATAATGCGGCAATTGCGGTTTACGCTGATAAACGTGGTGGTTGGAAAGCAGCAGTTGCATTGTCCTTTATCTCAGGTATTTTGCAAGTTGCACTCGGTGCAGTAGCTGTTGGTTTACTAGGCCTTACAGGTGGTTATCACGGAAACATCGACTTGGTTCTTCCATGGTTACCATTTGGTTACCTCTTCAAATTCCTTGGCATTGCAGGTTATGCTCTTGTCTGCATTTTCCTTCTTGCTATTCCACAATTGCAATTCGCAAAAGCTAAAGATAAAGAAGCTTACTACCGTGGTGAAGCTCAATAA